One Acaryochloris sp. CCMEE 5410 DNA window includes the following coding sequences:
- a CDS encoding ATP-binding protein — MTRDQFGGIGLGLTICQSLVDLMKGEIAIDSIEGQGTTARLYSS, encoded by the coding sequence TGACTCGCGATCAGTTCGGTGGCATCGGATTGGGGCTAACCATTTGCCAAAGCTTGGTCGATCTGATGAAGGGCGAGATTGCCATAGACAGTATTGAAGGTCAGGGCACGACAGCTCGTTTATATTCCAGTTGA
- a CDS encoding Mu transposase domain-containing protein: MSFDYHIEVNRHYYSVPYGYVGQSVSVKITESLVQIFHDHQRIAVHERSSVSDVNYVGQNF; encoded by the coding sequence GTGAGTTTTGATTACCACATTGAGGTGAACCGCCACTATTACAGTGTCCCTTATGGCTATGTGGGTCAATCAGTATCGGTCAAGATCACGGAATCCTTAGTACAGATTTTCCATGACCATCAGCGCATCGCAGTGCATGAACGTTCCAGCGTCTCAGATGTCAATTACGTAGGCCAAAATTTTTAG
- a CDS encoding response regulator, producing the protein MSAGSGHQPTWQPHLIWMDLQLPLLNGLEATQLIKAQDNPPVIIAITAQALEADEVKALKAGCDNYLRKPYQAAQVFDKMAQHLDITYRYDVSHPSRPSTQPTPLTREQLTPMPHSWIQLLHDAAIKLDEDMLEQLAKEIPHDQPTLKSSLKYLMTTYRYDVIMETALAVLRE; encoded by the coding sequence ATGTCAGCAGGCAGTGGACATCAACCAACTTGGCAACCCCATTTAATTTGGATGGATTTACAATTACCCTTGCTGAATGGTCTAGAAGCCACGCAATTGATCAAAGCCCAGGATAACCCACCCGTGATTATTGCCATCACAGCTCAAGCGCTTGAGGCTGATGAAGTAAAGGCACTCAAAGCAGGCTGTGATAACTACCTGCGCAAACCCTACCAAGCCGCTCAAGTCTTTGACAAAATGGCTCAGCATTTAGACATCACCTACCGTTATGATGTCTCCCATCCATCTAGGCCTTCAACTCAGCCCACACCTCTGACAAGAGAGCAGTTAACCCCGATGCCACACTCTTGGATACAGCTACTCCATGATGCCGCGATAAAGCTGGATGAAGATATGCTGGAGCAGTTGGCAAAGGAGATCCCTCATGACCAACCTACCCTAAAATCTTCATTGAAATATTTAATGACCACCTATCGATATGACGTCATCATGGAGACAGCCCTAGCCGTTTTGAGAGAGTGA